Proteins from a single region of Crassaminicella profunda:
- the nagB gene encoding glucosamine-6-phosphate deaminase encodes MRIICVDNYDQMSKKAANIVASQLILKPDSVLGLATGATPLGMYKQLIKTYEEGHIDFEEVTTFNLDEYCDLNKEDEQSYYYYMYENFFKHININIKNLNIPNGRAMDIHKESLEYERKIRKSGGIDLQVLGIGRNGHIGFNEPDIKFEALTHMVKLDEQTIEDNSRFFDSIKDVPTKAISMGIKTIMHAKKIILLASGKEKAEVIYGAIYGKITPELPASVLQLHPDVVFVMDKEAASKLDLEKLKEEYL; translated from the coding sequence ATGAGGATTATTTGCGTTGACAATTATGATCAGATGAGTAAAAAAGCTGCGAATATTGTAGCTAGCCAACTGATTTTAAAGCCTGATAGTGTTCTAGGATTGGCTACAGGTGCTACCCCTTTAGGAATGTATAAACAGCTTATAAAAACCTATGAAGAGGGTCATATTGACTTTGAAGAAGTGACTACTTTTAATCTTGATGAATATTGCGACCTAAATAAGGAAGATGAGCAAAGCTATTACTATTATATGTATGAAAATTTTTTTAAACATATCAACATAAACATAAAAAATTTAAATATCCCAAATGGTAGGGCAATGGATATTCATAAAGAATCTTTAGAATATGAAAGAAAGATTAGAAAAAGTGGAGGTATAGATTTACAAGTTTTGGGAATCGGAAGGAATGGACATATAGGATTTAATGAACCAGATATAAAATTTGAAGCTCTTACCCATATGGTAAAGTTAGACGAGCAGACTATAGAGGATAACTCAAGATTCTTTGATTCGATAAAAGACGTACCTACAAAAGCCATAAGTATGGGAATAAAAACGATTATGCATGCTAAAAAGATTATACTTTTAGCAAGTGGAAAAGAAAAAGCAGAGGTTATTTATGGAGCTATTTATGGTAAAATAACTCCTGAACTTCCTGCATCTGTTTTACAGTTACATCCAGACGTGGTTTTTGTGATGGATAAGGAAGCTGCATCAAAATTAGATTTAGAAAAATTAAAAGAAGAATACTTGTAG
- a CDS encoding PTS sugar transporter subunit IIA has product MLRFFSKNKEITLKAPFKGEIVDIKEVDDPAFSTKMLGDGVAVRPNSNIAVAPCDGKIAQIFPTNHAFGIITKEGLEILVHIGIDTVNLKGEGFKRLVEVGTDVKKGTGIIEVDLNYIKKSGKDTITPVVITNMDKVENMSKNLNNNEEILKIKVKK; this is encoded by the coding sequence ATGTTACGCTTTTTTAGTAAAAATAAGGAAATCACACTCAAAGCCCCTTTTAAGGGAGAAATAGTGGATATTAAAGAAGTAGATGATCCTGCTTTTTCAACCAAGATGCTTGGAGATGGTGTAGCTGTAAGACCAAATAGTAATATTGCAGTTGCTCCTTGTGATGGAAAAATTGCACAAATATTTCCTACGAATCATGCTTTTGGAATAATTACAAAAGAAGGATTAGAAATATTAGTACACATTGGGATAGACACAGTAAATTTAAAAGGAGAAGGTTTTAAAAGACTTGTAGAAGTTGGAACAGATGTGAAAAAGGGAACAGGTATTATTGAAGTAGATTTAAATTATATAAAAAAGTCAGGAAAGGATACTATAACACCTGTTGTGATTACAAATATGGATAAGGTAGAAAATATGAGTAAGAATTTAAACAA